Proteins from a genomic interval of Scylla paramamosain isolate STU-SP2022 chromosome 26, ASM3559412v1, whole genome shotgun sequence:
- the LOC135113637 gene encoding LOW QUALITY PROTEIN: STING ER exit protein-like (The sequence of the model RefSeq protein was modified relative to this genomic sequence to represent the inferred CDS: deleted 1 base in 1 codon) yields MPKVVSGSVVVSDAKDQQEYSEDKPLIVYYCLCGQMALILDCSLEKLPLRKRDGARVIDGSRHAHRLVCDPEETVYIRRAEGVEKQHRKKCKKCGLLLYYQHNLTSNIVFVVKGSVVQSGGKSVAQQVEDKPKDRILITRHTKNMGKFSSVTVSTIDEEEDEIEAREVADSYANNARIIEKQLERKGMNKRKSQQSSEEGTAPKQVRGTLINQ; encoded by the exons ATGCCCAAGGTGGTATCGGGGAGTGTGGTGGTGTCCGATGCAAAGGACCAGCAGGAGTACAGTGAGGACAAGCCACTCATAGTCTACTACTGCCTGTGTGGCCAGATGGCTCTCATTCTGG ACTGCTCACTGGAGAAGTTACCGCTACGCAAACGTGATGGTGCACGGGTCATCGACGGGTCTCGGCACGCCCACCGCCTGGTGTGTGACCCAGAGGAGACAGTGTACATCAGGCGGGCCGAGGGCGTAGAGAAGCAGCACCGGAAGAAGTGCAAGAAGTGTGGCCTCCTCCTTTACTACCAGCATAAT TTGACGTCTAATATAGTGTTTGTTGTAAAG GGCAGTGTGGTGCAAAGCGGCGGCAAGTCAGTGGCCCAGCAGGTGGAGGACAAGCCTAAGGACCGCATCCTCATCACCCGCCACACCAAGAACATGGGCAAATTCTCCTCCGTCACTGTCTCCACCattgacgaggaggaagacgagattGAAGCT AGAGAAGTAGCTGATTCCTATGCAAACAACGCCAGAATTATAGAAAAGCAGTTAGAGAGGAAAGGTATGAATAAGCGCAAGAGTCAACAGTCTTCAGAGGAAGGCACTGCACCAAAGCAAGTCCGGGGAACACTCATCAATCAgtga
- the LOC135113636 gene encoding hypoxanthine-guanine phosphoribosyltransferase-like — MSKDCIKIADDYTGYALSNFCVPRHYEEDLENVLIPWGLIQDRTERLARDIFQDIRDEPLTALCVLKGGYRFYTDLLDKLTTLNRFHASVSVQLHVDFIRLKSYENDDSTGDIRVIGGDNLSNLRGHNVLVVEDIIDTGRTMSRLLAILQKYEPKSVKVASLLVKRRPDSTGYRPDYCGFEVPDKFVVGYALDYNEYFRDLNHICVINDTGKAKYKIQQNSH; from the exons ATGAGCAAGGACTGCATCAAA ATTGCGGATGATTACACTGGCTATGCTCTGTCCAACTTCTGTGTCCCTCGCCACTATGAGGAGGACCTGGAGAATGTGCTCATTCCCTGGGGGCTGATTCAGGACag AACAGAACGCCTTGCCAGGGACATCTTCCAGGACATCCGAGATGAGCCCCTGACAGCCCTTTGTGTTCTGAAGGGAGGCTACCGCTTCTACACAGACCTTCTGGACAAGCTCACCACTCTCAATCGCTTCCATGCCTCTGTTTCAGTGCAGCTCCATGTTGACTTCATCCGCCTCAAGAGCTATGAG aaTGATGACTCCACAGGGGACATTCGAGTCATTGGGGGTGACAATCTGAGCAACCTTCGGGGCCAcaatgtgctggtggtggaggacatCATTGACACAGGCCGCACCATGAGTCGCCTCCTGGCCATCCTGCAGAAATATGAGCCCAAGTCTGTCAAGGTTGCTTCTCTCCTTGTGAAGAGACGTCCTGATTCAACTGGATACAGGCCGGATT ACTGTGGCTTTGAGGTGCCAGACAAGTTTGTGGTGGGCTACGCTCTGGACTACAATGAATACTTCAGGGATCTAAAT cATATTTGCGTGATCAATGATACTGGTAAAGCAAAGTATAAAATCCAACAAAACTCCCACTAG